The following coding sequences are from one Azospirillum sp. TSH100 window:
- the oxlT gene encoding oxalate/formate MFS antiporter, with protein MVRDAHGNTAQVAPWGGRWMQLVLGIVCMSMIANLQYGWTLFVEPIDDKHGWGRTAIQVAFTIFIVTETWLVPVEGWFVDKFGPRIVVLVGGALCALSWALNAVADSLPLLYLAAVIGGIGAGGVYGTCVGNALKWFPDRRGLAAGLTAAGFGAGSALTVVPIATMIETSGFETTFMTFGLGQGLVILVLACFMADPPKHGYGPARGAAASQRRHYTPQEMLRTPVFWIMYGMFTMVAAGGLMVTAQLGPIATDMKLIDAPVSILGLTLPALTFALSIDRVMNGITRPFFGWVSDHIGRENTMFIAFTIEAVGVMALSAYGADPVAFVILTGLVFFAWGEIFSLFPACCGDTFGSRFAATNAGMLYTAKGVAALLVPVGNLMVEATGSWQTVFYSVAIVNALAAFLALFVLKPMRARYVAAASSAAPRLTTRLAD; from the coding sequence ATGGTGCGTGACGCGCACGGCAATACGGCCCAGGTCGCACCCTGGGGCGGGCGCTGGATGCAGTTGGTCCTCGGCATCGTCTGCATGTCGATGATCGCCAACCTGCAATATGGCTGGACCCTGTTCGTCGAGCCGATCGACGACAAGCATGGCTGGGGCCGCACGGCGATCCAGGTGGCCTTCACCATCTTCATCGTCACCGAAACCTGGCTGGTGCCGGTGGAGGGCTGGTTCGTCGACAAATTCGGCCCGCGCATCGTCGTGCTGGTGGGCGGCGCCCTGTGCGCCCTGTCCTGGGCGCTGAACGCGGTGGCGGATTCCCTGCCCCTGCTGTATCTGGCCGCGGTGATCGGCGGCATCGGCGCCGGCGGTGTCTATGGCACCTGCGTCGGCAACGCCCTGAAGTGGTTCCCCGACCGCCGCGGCCTTGCCGCCGGCCTGACGGCCGCCGGCTTCGGCGCCGGCTCCGCCCTGACGGTGGTGCCGATCGCCACCATGATCGAGACCTCCGGCTTCGAGACCACCTTCATGACCTTCGGGCTGGGCCAGGGGCTGGTGATCCTGGTGCTGGCCTGCTTCATGGCCGACCCGCCCAAGCATGGCTATGGGCCGGCGCGTGGCGCCGCCGCCTCTCAGCGCCGCCACTACACCCCGCAGGAGATGCTGCGCACCCCGGTCTTCTGGATCATGTACGGCATGTTCACCATGGTCGCCGCCGGCGGACTGATGGTGACCGCCCAGCTCGGCCCCATCGCCACCGACATGAAGCTGATCGACGCGCCGGTCAGCATCCTGGGCCTGACCCTGCCGGCGCTGACCTTCGCCCTGTCGATCGACCGGGTGATGAACGGCATCACGCGGCCCTTCTTCGGCTGGGTGTCCGACCATATCGGGCGCGAAAACACCATGTTCATCGCCTTCACCATCGAGGCGGTCGGCGTGATGGCGCTCAGCGCCTATGGCGCCGATCCGGTCGCCTTCGTCATCCTGACCGGTCTGGTGTTCTTCGCCTGGGGCGAGATCTTCAGCCTGTTTCCCGCCTGCTGCGGCGATACCTTCGGCTCGCGCTTCGCCGCCACCAACGCCGGCATGCTCTACACCGCCAAGGGCGTGGCCGCCCTGCTGGTCCCCGTCGGCAACCTGATGGTGGAAGCGACCGGCAGCTGGCAGACCGTCTTCTACAGCGTCGCCATCGTCAACGCGCTGGCCGCCTTCCTCGCCCTGTTCGTCCTGAAGCCGATGCGCGCCCGCTATGTCGCGGCGGCCAGCAGCGCCGCCCCGCGCCTGACCACCCGTCTGGCGGACTGA
- a CDS encoding thiamine phosphate synthase, whose protein sequence is MPLPMPPLLAVTDRTLADRPLPQVAECLFACGVRWLSLRDKDLPDAERVELARALVVRAAGWGARVTLHGDPVLAAAAGVDGVHLPSGGDPAAARALLGSRALIGLSLHDSDGAEAMERVAGQADYVTLSPVFPSASKPGYGPCLGVAGLRRWVEMGRSRGVPVIGLGGVDQVDAVAECHAAGAAGIAVMGLAMRDAQALAPLLAVLAPAAAATPSRA, encoded by the coding sequence ATGCCATTGCCCATGCCGCCGCTTCTGGCCGTCACCGACCGGACACTGGCCGACCGGCCGCTGCCGCAGGTGGCCGAGTGTCTCTTCGCCTGCGGCGTGCGCTGGCTGTCCTTGCGGGACAAGGATTTGCCGGATGCCGAGCGGGTGGAGCTGGCTCGCGCATTGGTGGTGCGGGCAGCCGGTTGGGGCGCCCGCGTCACCTTGCATGGCGACCCGGTGCTTGCGGCGGCGGCCGGGGTGGATGGGGTGCATCTTCCCTCCGGCGGCGATCCGGCGGCGGCACGCGCTCTGCTGGGCAGCAGGGCGCTGATCGGCCTGTCGCTCCACGACTCGGACGGCGCCGAGGCGATGGAGCGGGTGGCCGGGCAGGCCGATTACGTGACGCTTTCGCCGGTTTTCCCGTCAGCCAGCAAGCCGGGCTACGGACCCTGCCTGGGTGTTGCCGGGCTGCGGCGGTGGGTGGAGATGGGAAGGAGCAGGGGGGTGCCGGTCATCGGGCTGGGCGGCGTCGATCAGGTGGACGCGGTGGCGGAATGCCATGCCGCCGGGGCTGCCGGCATTGCTGTGATGGGGCTGGCGATGCGGGACGCGCAAGCGCTGGCGCCGCTGCTGGCCGTCCTAGCGCCTGCCGCGGCCGCGACACCGTCCCGGGCCTGA
- a CDS encoding GntR family transcriptional regulator, whose amino-acid sequence MTVPALNVQPLDTGTTFRSQVYHALKQAITEMDIYDHDREIRLDERQLSDKLGVSRTPIREALTLLEQEGFIRLQPRRGIFVVRKTKTEIIEMIQVWAALESMAARMAAEHAPAAEIHKLWDLFGNFEQRSPKDHVSEYSDANIAFHKSIIQLSGSKLIQDVTDNLFIHMRAIRKLTIGQEDRAERSIHDHRAIIKALEDRDANLAERLVREHTMGLAAHVEKHCDFLE is encoded by the coding sequence ATGACCGTTCCCGCTCTGAACGTCCAGCCGCTCGACACCGGAACCACCTTCCGCAGTCAGGTCTATCACGCGCTGAAGCAGGCGATCACGGAGATGGACATCTATGACCATGACCGCGAGATCCGGCTGGACGAACGGCAGCTCAGCGACAAGCTCGGCGTCAGCCGCACCCCGATCCGCGAGGCGTTGACCCTGCTGGAGCAGGAGGGCTTCATCCGCCTGCAACCGCGCCGCGGCATCTTCGTCGTCCGCAAGACCAAGACCGAGATCATCGAGATGATCCAGGTCTGGGCCGCGCTGGAAAGCATGGCCGCCCGCATGGCCGCCGAACACGCTCCGGCCGCGGAGATCCACAAGCTTTGGGACCTGTTCGGCAACTTCGAGCAGCGCAGCCCGAAGGACCATGTCAGCGAATATTCCGACGCCAACATCGCCTTCCACAAGAGCATCATCCAGTTGAGCGGCTCGAAGCTGATCCAGGACGTCACCGACAACCTGTTCATCCACATGCGGGCGATCCGCAAGCTGACCATCGGCCAGGAGGACCGGGCCGAACGGTCCATCCACGACCACCGCGCCATCATCAAGGCCCTGGAGGACCGCGACGCCAACCTCGCCGAGCGGCTGGTGCGCGAGCACACCATGGGCCTGGCCGCGCATGTGGAGAAGCATTGCGACTTCCTGGAGTGA
- the pyk gene encoding pyruvate kinase yields MPFHRSTKIVATLGPASSSESQITALARAGVNVFRLNASHGTQAEHAERYARIRAAEKTVGRPIGVLLDLQGPKLRVGTFGFGPVELSIGDRFRLDLDRRPGDSRRVCLPHAEVFASLEPGLDLLLNDGRIRLRVLECGPDFAETEVLAGGMLSDRKGVNVPGAALALSALSEKDRSDLAFGLELGVDWIGLSFVQRPEDILEARELIGNRAHVMTKIEKPAALPTLDRIIELSDAVMVARGDLGVELPPEDVPGLQKKMIRLSRAMGKPVIVATQMLESMVSEPTPTRAEASDVANAVYDGADAVMLSAESASGRYPVEAVAMMDRIVRRVESDPLYRRIMDADHPSPEATAPDALTAAARQVAETISAAAIVTYTTTGSTTLRASRERPSVPILGLSANEATARRLSLAWGVHAVLTDDVANFSEMVGRALSAAADAGIGRSGQALVVTAGVPFGTPGKTNALRVVTIDGDDAPRAEAAQSETVTA; encoded by the coding sequence ATGCCGTTTCACCGCAGCACAAAAATCGTCGCCACGCTGGGCCCCGCCAGCTCGTCGGAAAGCCAGATCACGGCCCTGGCCCGGGCCGGGGTGAATGTCTTCCGCCTGAACGCCAGCCACGGCACCCAGGCCGAACATGCCGAGCGATACGCCCGTATCCGCGCCGCCGAGAAGACCGTGGGCCGGCCGATCGGCGTTCTTCTCGACCTCCAGGGGCCGAAGCTGCGGGTCGGCACCTTTGGTTTCGGACCGGTGGAGCTTTCCATCGGCGACCGCTTCCGTCTGGATCTCGACCGCCGGCCGGGTGACAGCCGCCGCGTCTGCCTGCCCCATGCGGAGGTGTTCGCCAGCCTGGAGCCCGGTCTGGACCTGCTGCTGAACGACGGGCGCATCCGCCTGCGCGTCCTGGAATGCGGCCCCGACTTCGCGGAGACCGAGGTGCTGGCCGGCGGCATGCTGTCCGACCGCAAGGGCGTCAATGTGCCGGGTGCGGCGCTGGCGCTGAGCGCCCTGTCGGAGAAGGACCGCAGCGACCTGGCCTTCGGGCTTGAGCTTGGGGTGGATTGGATCGGCCTCAGCTTCGTCCAGCGGCCGGAGGACATCCTGGAGGCGCGCGAGCTGATCGGCAACCGCGCCCATGTGATGACCAAGATCGAGAAGCCCGCCGCCCTGCCGACGCTCGACCGCATCATCGAACTGTCCGACGCGGTGATGGTGGCGCGCGGCGACCTGGGCGTGGAACTCCCGCCGGAGGATGTGCCGGGCCTGCAGAAGAAGATGATCCGGCTGAGCCGCGCCATGGGCAAGCCGGTGATCGTCGCCACGCAGATGCTGGAATCGATGGTGTCGGAACCGACCCCGACCCGCGCCGAGGCGTCGGACGTCGCCAATGCCGTCTATGACGGGGCCGACGCGGTGATGCTCAGCGCCGAATCCGCCTCCGGCCGCTATCCGGTGGAAGCGGTGGCGATGATGGACCGCATCGTCCGCCGGGTTGAGAGCGACCCGCTCTACCGCCGCATCATGGACGCCGACCATCCCAGCCCGGAGGCGACCGCCCCCGACGCGCTGACCGCCGCCGCAAGACAGGTGGCGGAGACGATCAGCGCCGCCGCCATCGTCACCTACACCACCACCGGATCGACCACGCTGCGCGCCTCGCGCGAGCGGCCGAGCGTGCCGATCCTGGGCCTCAGCGCGAACGAGGCGACGGCGCGGCGGCTGTCGCTTGCCTGGGGCGTCCATGCCGTGCTGACCGACGACGTGGCGAATTTCTCGGAGATGGTCGGGCGGGCGCTGAGTGCGGCGGCGGATGCCGGCATCGGCCGGTCGGGTCAGGCGCTGGTCGTCACCGCAGGCGTGCCGTTCGGAACGCCGGGCAAGACCAACGCGCTCAGGGTGGTGACCATCGACGGCGACGATGCGCCGCGTGCGGAAGCGGCGCAGAGTGAGACGGTGACGGCCTGA
- a CDS encoding NUDIX domain-containing protein, with the protein MPETIPESPVQPRPAATLILLRDGPEGLELLVMERHAGLRFAPGATVFPGGRLEEADHDPHWRNRWPEGDPPADLAHRVAAVRECAEECGLPLTRDPLAPAALDGLRRALAAGEVFAEALAHTGAVPAFDRMAVLARWVTPEMLPRRFDTLFFLAAAPDGQQPVCDGGEAVGALWASPRRLLAEEEAGRRRLVFATRMTLLRLAGCADVAAAMACARTDGGFPPPILPRLVETPAGPVFRLPAGCGFLPLETSAEHVRLG; encoded by the coding sequence ATGCCCGAGACCATACCTGAAAGCCCTGTTCAGCCCCGTCCCGCCGCCACGCTGATCCTGCTGCGCGACGGTCCGGAAGGGCTGGAACTGCTGGTGATGGAACGCCACGCCGGCCTGCGCTTCGCCCCCGGCGCCACCGTCTTTCCCGGCGGCCGGCTGGAGGAGGCGGATCATGACCCGCACTGGCGCAACCGCTGGCCGGAGGGCGACCCGCCGGCCGATCTCGCGCATCGCGTCGCCGCAGTGCGCGAGTGTGCGGAGGAGTGCGGCCTGCCGCTGACCCGCGATCCCCTCGCTCCAGCCGCGCTCGACGGGCTGCGCCGCGCGCTGGCAGCGGGGGAGGTCTTCGCCGAGGCCCTGGCGCACACCGGCGCCGTCCCCGCTTTCGACCGGATGGCGGTGCTGGCGCGCTGGGTGACGCCGGAGATGCTGCCCCGCCGTTTCGACACCCTGTTCTTCCTGGCCGCCGCGCCGGACGGTCAGCAGCCGGTCTGCGATGGCGGCGAGGCGGTGGGCGCGCTGTGGGCCAGCCCGCGCCGCCTGCTGGCAGAGGAGGAGGCCGGGCGGCGCCGGCTGGTTTTCGCCACGCGGATGACCCTGCTGCGGCTGGCGGGCTGTGCCGACGTCGCGGCGGCGATGGCCTGCGCCCGAACCGATGGCGGATTCCCGCCGCCGATCCTGCCGCGTCTGGTGGAGACGCCGGCCGGTCCGGTGTTCCGGCTTCCGGCCGGCTGCGGCTTTTTGCCACTGGAGACCTCCGCCGAACATGTTAGGCTCGGGTAA
- a CDS encoding NAD(P)-binding domain-containing protein: MADAIMERLRQAGHRLHHDRHGGSAFRDRAGACDVVMMLLPDSRAVEAALFADYGSGDNGFGDGGFAAALAPGALVIDLSCIPPAEASANAARLADLGVLLVDAPVPPGPAVAPIITLRGSDAACARAEPLLRLFTNGVVRAADRKSDDPDGLHRLLRLMAFDGPAEPMLSAS, from the coding sequence ATGGCCGATGCGATCATGGAAAGGCTGCGGCAGGCCGGGCACCGGCTGCACCACGACCGCCATGGCGGCAGCGCGTTCCGTGACCGCGCCGGAGCCTGTGACGTCGTGATGATGCTGTTGCCCGATTCCCGCGCGGTCGAGGCCGCCCTGTTTGCCGACTACGGTTCCGGCGACAACGGTTTCGGCGATGGCGGTTTCGCCGCCGCTCTCGCGCCGGGTGCGCTGGTGATCGACCTGTCCTGCATCCCGCCGGCCGAGGCTTCGGCCAATGCCGCGCGGCTTGCCGATCTGGGCGTTCTGCTGGTCGATGCGCCGGTCCCCCCTGGGCCTGCCGTCGCTCCCATCATCACTCTCCGCGGCAGTGACGCGGCCTGCGCGCGGGCCGAACCGCTGCTGCGGCTGTTTACCAATGGCGTTGTCCGCGCCGCGGACAGGAAAAGCGACGATCCGGATGGACTGCACCGGCTGCTGCGTCTGATGGCCTTCGACGGGCCGGCTGAACCCATGTTGAGCGCATCATGA